In Oncorhynchus masou masou isolate Uvic2021 chromosome 10, UVic_Omas_1.1, whole genome shotgun sequence, a single genomic region encodes these proteins:
- the zic2a gene encoding zinc finger protein ZIC 2a encodes MLLDAGHQFPGLGVGTFARHHTASEMQERDLSLAQNSFVDSAHMGAFKLNHDLSPGQSSAFTSQAPGYPTAALGAHAAHVTSYASSPFNSTRDFLFRSRGFGESSPASSQHAIFGPTTGSLHHSHTDSQGHILFPGIHDQHGSHGSPNVLNGQMRIGLPGEVFGRSDQYHQVSSPRTDPYSAAQLHNQYSSMNMNMGMHMGAHQHHPGAFFRYMRQQCIKQELICKWIDQEQLSNPKKSCNKTFSTMHELVTHVSVEHVGGPEQSNHICFWEECPRESKPFKAKYKLVNHIRVHTGEKPFPCPFPGCGKVFARSENLKIHKRTHTGEKPFQCEFEGCDRRFANSSDRKKHMHVHTSDKPYLCKMCDKSYTHPSSLRKHMKVHEAAPPPASDSSPAASSGYESSTPPGLVSPNTETQSNNNLSPAVHNNHNGHSSLSSNFSEWYV; translated from the exons ATGTTACTGGACGCAGGTCACCAGTTCCCCGGACTGGGAGTTGGCACGTTTGCCAGGCATCACACAGCGAGCGAGATGCAGGAGAGAGACTTGAGTTTAGCACAAAATAGCTTCGTCGACTCGGCACACATGGGTGCGTTTAAACTGAACCATGATCTTTCTCCGGGACAGAGCTCAGCCTTCACCTCTCAAGCGCCCGGCTACCCCACAGCAGCATTGGGTGCACACGCCGCCCATGTCACCTCGTACGCGAGTTCCCCATTCAACTCCACCAGGGACTTTCTTTTTCGCAGCCGCGGCTTCGGAGAATCCTCTCCCGCGAGCAGTCAGCATGCTATTTTCGGCCCCACTACCGGGTCTCTCCATCATTCCCACACAGACAGTCAAGGCCACATTCTGTTCCCCGGGATTCACGACCAGCATGGGTCCCACGGATCCCCGAATGTGCTCAACGGGCAAATGCGTATTGGACTACCAGGTGAGGTTTTCGGGCGTTCCGACCAGTACCACCAGGTCTCCAGCCCAAGGACCGACCCTTATTCGGCCGCCCAGCTCCATAACCAGTACAGCAGCATGAATATGAACATGGGTATGCACATGGGAGCTCACCAGCACCACCCTGGTGCCTTTTTCCGCTACATGCGGCAGCAGTGCATCAAACAGGAGCTCATCTGCAAATGGATCGACCAGGAGCAGCTAAGCAACCCCAAGAAGAGTTGCAACAAAACTTTCAGCACAATGCATGAGCTGGTCACGCACGTCTCCGTGGAGCACGTCGGAGGACCGGAGCAGAGCAACCACATTTGCTTTTGGGAAGAGTGCCCCCGCGAGAGCAAACCGTTTAAGGCAAAATACAAACTGGTGAATCACATTCGGGTCCACACGGGAGAGAAACCCTTCCCCTGCCCCTTCCCTGGATGCGGCAAGGTCTTCGCACGGTCGGAAAACTTGAAGATTCACAAGCGCACACATACAG GAGAGAAACCATTCCAGTGTGAGTTTGAAGGCTGCGACAGGCGGTTTGCCAACAGCAGCGACCGAAAGAAGCACATGCACGTTCACACATCAGACAAACCATATCTTTGCAAGATGTGTGACAAGTCCTACACACATCCCAGCTCTCTACGAAAACACATGAAG GTCCACGAAGCGGCACCCCCTCCAGCGTCCGACTCCTCGCCTGCAGCCAGTTCTGGTTATGAATCGTCCACTCCACCCGGTCTCGTCTCCCCTAACACCGAGACCCAAAGCAACAATAATCTGTCCCCCGCagtccacaacaaccacaatggTCACAGCAGCCTATCGTCCAATTTCAGTGAATGGTATGTTTAG